CGGCACACCGGGTTCTTTCGGTCACTGAGGAAGCGCACCATAGTGCTATACAACTTCTCCAGGCGGCTGAAGGGGGGTGTGGCCAGAATCAGGTCCACATTGTTGTCCTGGATGCTGAGTTTGCTGAGGGTTTCCAAGACCAGTCTTTGCGGGGAAAGGACGGCATTGGGGCCCAGGGTGGAAAAGGGGTCCTGGGCTTCAGCTGAAGGGCAAACTGCCCAGTGTAGGAGTCCGTCCAGGACAGGCAGGCAAATGCTCTCGGGGTATGGGGATAGGTCCAACTGCCCCGAGATGTTGGCGAGTGTAACCAAGGTGTTTTCCCGGAGCATCTCCAAGCAGTCCCACCACCACTCCACTTTGTTGCAGCTCACCCCTTGGTcctgttcctcctccttctcataaGTTAGTGGTGCCTGCTTCCGTTCTGGGTGCTTGTGGTGCAGCAGGATCAGCTTGCCCAGGATGAGCAGCAGCCCTGGGTGTTTGGACATCTCAAAGTCATTGCCTGGCACAAATGACAGGCTTCGAATGGTATTGGAGACACAGACGCAGCGCTTGGCAAGAGAATCCTGCCAGTCCAGAAGGGTACACAGTGGGGTCTCATCCTTACTGTGGGGTTCGTCCTCTAGGATCTTGATGTTCCGGTGGCTCTGTGCTGGGTTAATGCCAAATGGAAACTTGCTGCTCTCCTTGATGGCCTCTGAACTCTTAGCTCCATCCTCGGTCAAGGTGCTAGACCGAGTAGACAACATGTCATCCATAGTGGCTGTGATCCGTTTTTCTGGAGGTCCATCAGGCGGGGGCCCCTCCTGGTCTGTTGTCCCTGGCGTACCCTCTGCTGTTGTCACATGCTTCCGAGGGGCTGGTGGGCAGGGTGCATGAGGCCGGGAAAGCAGCAGCTCTGTCTTGCTCTCGAAGTGGGTCTGGATATGCTCAGTGGTGTCCCCCCCACCAATCCGCCAGTGCAGCAGGCCACTGTCAAACTCCTGCACACGCCCAAGCTTATCTGAGCAGTCCACCACAAATGGGTCATTCTTCTGTACGATCTTTACTGGAAGCTTGTCAAACTTACTGATCAGCTTCTCCTCACTATTCTCTGAAGCTGGCTTGTCCTTGCCTGAAAAGGCTATCTCCTCGTCATTTTCAActacttcctcttcttcttcctcttctagtTTAGGACCTAgaagttcttcttcttcttccccaccCTCCATGGGAGCTGGACTAGACACCTTGCTGAACCTCCCAGGATCCAGTAGTGTTCTCTGTCCTGGGTCACCCACCTCATACTCCTTTAAAATGCCAAAGATCTCAATCAGGCATCGTCGGAAATATTCTACAAGGAGCTCTAGCAACCCTGGGagctaaaaagagaaagaacaggaaATAAATTAAGGGAGAAAAGTGGCCTAAGAACAGAATTCTTGACTTGAGAGACCTCCCCAAGTCTTCTGTATCAGTTGGGAGAGGCAGAGTTGCTCCTTTCCCAAAGGTTCTCCACAGAGCAAATTGTTCATCTTAATCTCTTCTATGCCCAAcacaaagttctttcttctgcccaACCTACCTTCATGTAAGCCTATCTCCAGAAAACTAGCCAACAGCTTTGCACCTCACCCACCAGGGCCAATCATCTCTTAGCCTTCTCTTTTCCCAATCAATCTTCTGCTTTTCCTCACCAGGCCAGTTTTCAACCTGGTGGTCATTGCCATTATCTCTTTTAGGTCACTCTCTCCATCTCACTGCCAAGTGGAACCCAAGCTTAGGCATGGTGACTCAAGCTAAGagaagagaatgcaatgtgggCAGATGTTCATGGCTCTCTTCTCCAAGCTCCCCACAAGTCCAGGGGGCTGGAACTCCATGGATCTTGCAACATAAGGAGTGGGACGAGGCTTCAGCTCTCCAAACACTGGTCCAAGCTGGCGCTACAGAGACCCAAATTCCACCTTGGATAATATACAGGCCATTTATTTacctctagaagaaaacactcCTCTCCAGTCACAATCTTTGGCTGAACAGTAGAGCAGATGGAAAAAAAGAGTAAGGGCTTTCAAATTAGATCTAGGGggctggaagcagtggctcacacctgtaatcccaacactttttttttttttttttttttttttgagacgaagtctcactctgtcatccaggctggagtatagtggtgtgatctcagttggCTGTAGCCgtcgcttcctgggttcaagcgatttttctcctgccttagcctcccaagtagctgggattacaggcgcctgccaccatgtcgggctagtgtgtgagagtgtgttttttttttttttttttttttttttgagacagagtcccgctctgttgcccaggctggagtgcagtggcgcgatctcagctcactgcaacctctgcctcctgggttcaaagtgattctcctgcctctgcctcccaagtagctgggattagaggtgtgtgccaccaggcccggctaatttttatatttttggtagagatggagtttcaccatattggccaggatggtcttgaactcctaacctcaagtgatccacccaccttggccttccaaagtgctaggattactggcgtgagccactgcacccagcctaatttttatagttttaatagagatagagtttcaccatgttagccagctggtctcaaactcctgacctcaaatgatcctcctgcctcagactcctgaagtgctgggattacaggcgtgagccactgtgcccagccagtaatcccaacactttggaaggttgaagtgggagaatcacttgagcctaggagtttgagaccagcctgggcaacacagtgagaccctgcctctacaaaaaataaagaagttagcCGGGGCctggaacggtggctcacacctgtaatcctagtactttgagaggctaaggcaggtgaatcacttgagcccaggagtttgagatcagcctgggcaacatggtgaagcctcatctctcaaaaaaaaaaattagctgagcatgagcatgttggcacgcacctgtagtcccagccacttgggaagctgaggtgggaggatcacctgagcctcggaagttgagactgcagtgagctgtgattgcaccactgcactctagcttgagtaatggagaccctgtctcaaaataaataaatagctggacatggtggcatttgcctgtagtcccagctactaaggagactgaggcaagaggatcgcttgagcccaggagtttgaggctgcagcgagccatgagggcactactacactccagcctaggtgccagagtctcttaaaaaaaaaaaattctggctttTCCAGGAAGTAGctgtataaaatgataaaaattcccAAACTTTACAGGGTTGTTCTGAGGTGTAAATGGGAGATATCAAATACCTGGCATAcgaaaaatgctctatcaaaattTTTCCTTTCTCATGGTAGGCAATATTATGCAATGGAAATAATCAGGCTTAGGAATCAGATAGATTCTACTGACAGCTATGTGAACCTCAACAAGGATAAGACTCTGAGCCTATTTACTCATCCCTAAATAGCCATATCTCCTGTCTCTGAGGGCTGTTGCTAGGATGacatgaaacaaaatattaaggACCTGGCACAAAATAAGAGCACAATAAATGGTAACTATTAATAAGTCAGCTCCTTGATATACAGGTTGGTAGGTACTAAAGatgatcaaaagaaaaagagtaggATGATGCAGCACAAACTCTTTCCAGCACCTCCACTAGTGTGCACATCCTATGGAGGGTGGGTCTGAAGAATCAGCTTTTTGACAATGTTgtagggccgggcgcggtcgctcacgcctgtaataccagcactttgggaggctgaggcaggtggatcacgaggtcaggagatcgagaccatcctggctaacacagtgaaaccccatttctactaaaaacacaaaaaattagctaagcgtggtggcgggcgcctgtagtcccagctacttgggagactgaggcaggagaatggcgtgaacccaggaggtggaagtcgcagtgagccgtgatagcgccactgcactccagccctgggcgacagagagactccgtctcaaaaaaaaaaaaaaagagagagtattGTTAAACCACCAAATCCCCCATCCACTCTACATCTAAGGAAACTGGGATCAACAAAGGCCCCTACTGttcagagaagaaagggaaaaatggaaaaaacatacTCTGCTCACTGATAAAAATTTGACCACAGAttcaggctgggcctggtggctcatgcctgtaatcctagcactttgggaggatcacttaactCAGGAGTTCAtgaacctaggcaacatagtgagacctcgtctctattaaaaaaacacagattCTTCTACAAAATGTGGTGTCCCCACTGGCATCAATAGAATCTGCATTCTTACTAATACCACAAAGTGTCTCCCAAATTCCTTTCAAAGTCAGTCCTGTGTTAAGGTTATCATGTAAACAAATTATTATtgctctcaaaatcctgggccCGTGCCCAGAGGCAAAGGAAGCAAAGTACTGGCATGGAAGATATctacaagagagaaagagaaagaccacGGTGGCTAAAGATGAGACATTCCCATTGTCTACGCTAAGAAGATCCCAAACCCTCTCAATCTTCCCCAGGCACCGATACTCACCTGACTGAGGTTGAAGGTCATGATGCTGTTGTCATCATATAGCAGGATGTTGATGGTATCTAATGCCCATGTGCTCTCTGCCAGGAGACCAGACTTGAGGGACATCATTACCCGCCATGCCTCCGGGGTTCCTGAAATAAACCTCCATGTCGTCCATCCACCAAGCCCAGGTTGGCTGGAGGCACCCCCAGGGCTGCCCATCAGTGAAGCTACTCTGAAGATAACACAAGGTGGAAGGCAGTTTCTGTCTGGGAGATGAAACACACCAGCCCCTCATGGCTTCTAAGCTGTCTGTCTAGGACTTCATTGCATGGCAATGAAGGAAAACCTTAAGTTagcttatttcttccttttccaaagtTCTTTGGTTCTATTTTAGTCAACACTGGACCAGATTCAACGTCATCCAGAATAGTAAGGTGGAGGGAACAATGGACAAGACGGAAAGGGGCAGATTAGGCAATCGAATGAGGAAGATCTCCTTACCAATGTCTTTCATTGTGAGCCGCCTCCTCTGCTTCAACACAGGCTGTGTGGCTTCAACAGAGCCAGGTGGGAAGGTGATATCCCGCCGAATCATGGGGGGCTGCACAGGGGCAGGTGCTATGTGCGAGGCAGGTACTGGGGGACCTGCCTTCTGCATTTTCATCCCAGAGTGCAGGAATGGAGACTTGCTAGGAGAGGTGCGGTTCTCCATTGGCCGGGGCAGGGGAGCAGGGCTGGATACCTGAGGAATGTGATTCTGCATGCTTGGCGGGGGCTGGTAGTTAGATGGAGGGGGCCTTGTCATGGGGGGCACAGGGGCAGAGGGACCATATGGGGGCTGGCGTGTGCCATGGGAAGGCCACGGGCCTTCGTGGTTGGCCCTCTGATCTGTGTGCAGCATTTCATCTGTTCGGTTCACGCCATGATAGGCGGGGCCCTGGGGGGCAGAGCCCGTGCTCTGCCTGTTGGCATAATTATAGGTCATGTCATTACGCCCCTGCCACATAGTGCCTTGCTGAGCAACCTCAGCTGATGCCTGTATGGGGCCGCCCATCATTTGCGGTGGCATGTTTTGCTGGGCATTGGTGCCAGGGGGTGCAGAGACACGGTCTCGGCcaaactggaatggaaattggttcTGGGGGCCGCCTGCTGGTCGGCGCTCAGTAGCAGCGGTGGCAGTGGCAGGATAGGCATTGCCATACTGGTTGTACACATCTTGCTGAGGGGAAGGCTGGGCAGCTTGTTGCTGGCTggcaggctggggctgggctgggggcaaCTGCTGCTGCTGAGGCTGCCCCTGCCCAGTGCTGTATGGCACGCTGTACATCTCCCCTTCGTGCCGCTTGGCAGGAGGGCCATATGTGCCATCCATTGGCCGCTTGTAATTCTAAGGCAGAGACAAGCAGAGGGGAAGTTAATACTCTGCACTCAGGGACATAAAGCCCACAGATGCCAAGATGGCTACAACCAGATGCTTGGTGGACACAGACTCCAAGAAAAATGGGAATCACCTTAACAAATTATCTTTTGAAGTTGTTTCCAAAAGCAACCAccactctttcttcccttcccttgcttaagtagaaaaatatacaaaacctaaaaatcaaaataaggtCTATTTCTAGCCCCTTCCAACTCCAAATAGAGAAGAGATTGAGGATTTGGCTCTTCAGGCAGGACTGGCCAGTCAGGTGAGAGAAGAATGCCAAAATATCTAAAGTGAGCTTCTTAGACTTCAACACGTTAGATTAGTTTACTAACCAGCTTTCAAGGTGAACCTGCATGCCAGTCCATTCCCAGCTACCCTCCTcacctgctgctgctgttgaTACATTGTAGTCTGctggctggggaaggggctgcCAGAAGGGGTGCCTTGGGTGGAGAACTGATTGCCATAGGAATCATGTCTACAGGAGGCAAAGAAACACAGGATCAGGGTGGGCAGTGGCGAAGCCCAATCCACAGCAGCACCAAGACCAGGCTTTACTCAccgttgctgctgctgctgctgctgcgggGGGTAGCGGCTAGGAGAATACATCCCCGAGTCTGGGTTGGAAGGCATGAGATTCGGCTGTGGGGCCCCAGTGCTCATGTTTCCCTCAGGCCCTATTCCAGGCTCCGTCCTAAACAAAATTGGAGAGGCAGATTGAGCCCACTATAGCTTCAGGGTGCTGGAGGAGTGGACAGGAGCTGGGGTCATGCTTACCTCACTCTGTCATAAGGACCTCCATAGGGATAATGCTGTCGTGGTCCCATCGCCACATTTCCTAGCCCAGGGCCGGCAGCACGACTGTAGGGGTCACCCATCCCGCCATTGGGGCCCTGCCCTGAGGACATGAAGGGATCACTCCCTGGAGCTGAGCGTAGAAAAGCAAGCAGTGAACAAACTGGTAAGTTGGCAAGCCTGGTAATCTACCCTTTGCCTGGTCCAAAGACCCAGGCCCTCTTCAGAGTTCAGGTGTGATCTCATTGTTTTCCAGACAAGTTCAAAACAGAGATCTAAAGAGGCCCCAACCAGCGAAAAGCATGTACTTGTTAAGGGATGACAAGGTGAAGCCAAGGAGAAGACAAGAAAGGAGGTAAGGATGAAGAGGGGTAGTTAGGGCAGGAAATGCATTATCTCAGAGGATGGCTCCACAAGCACTCTGAGCCACTCCAAAGATTTTCTCCCCATTTCACTGGCCCTGTCTTTACGAGCACAAGTTCAAATAGCAATCAGATCAGTCACCTTTCCTCATGCTGCCATAAGGATCCTTATTTGGCTCATAGGACATGCGCCCCATCATGTCAGAGGTATTCATACTGGGCTGATACCCAGGGTTTGGAGTCATGGAATTCCGCTTCTGGAATGTGGAGTCACTTCCATCATTAAAGGCATCCTGGATCCCAACTGAATTGCTCCTGCTCCAGAGTGAGGAAAACCAAGTAAACCACAAATAAACCAATTCCTCCAATATAACAAAGGACACGCAGGAGTCACTGGCTGGGAAGGCAGAGGCAAGGACCACCCTTGGGCTGCAAGGAGTTCCCATGCACTTATCTTCAGCCATCCTCCCAGCCATCTGCCCCGGCTCTTGGCCTTACCTCATGCCTGGCAATGGGGGGATCTGACTGTGTGGTGTGGATGCTGGAGTTGGTGGCTTTAAGTCTCCTCCTTCTGCCATGGAACTGCTGGTTGACTGGGGAGTCTGGGGCCCCTGCATAGATCCTGATCCCGCTGTGGACAGAGATACAAGTTGAGCAGTTTGCTTGGCATGACAGTGTTTAACTCTCACACAAACACACGAATGACCCAGAATCTCTTTGGGAAAGTTCCTCCTAAGGCCTTTAAAGCCTGATCACCCTTCTTAGCAGAGGATCTACAAGGCCAGGTCATAAAGATGGGAATTTGAGGGTTTTGTAGCTCTTTTTGTTTTACATGTAGAAAAGAGGAGTGATGTGGCCATGACATCACCATGCTGGTGATTCCCTGAGTCATTGCCAGCTTCCCTGGCTATTTCTCTTCACTCCTCCAAAGGACCTTGTCTAACCTACTAAACCCTGTAATGCTGGTGCATGAGCTCCAGTCAGAGCCTCCCAAATCCCGGGTGGGGAGGGGGTCCCAAATCTGGGATGCATTTTAGGAGTCTAGGAGCTCCTGTTCTAAAGCATCCAGCATGGTGTCACCTCTCAACTTCAAATGTTCTTCTAAGCTGATGAGTACAAAACTACTAGTAATTAATGTTTCCAATAGTTACCATTCCCAGCAGTAGATATCCCActgctgaggcctccccagctgatGAGTCATCTCAGGCACTCATTACACCCTCAGAGGTCAACGCCAGGGCACATGTGTTTACACCCACCTTCCAGGAACCCTGGCCTTCTTCCCTCTCCAGGCTCACCCtaggcctcagcctcctctcaGAAAGGAGGGTGAGCAGAGACACTCCCATCAGGGAGTTCCATTCATatcccttccccactccctcctTCCCATTCATTACCATCTCAGCTCCCTGGGGAATTCAGGGCTCTAGTCTGAGCTGCATTCTAAGGTGCTGACATCAATGGGCCAAGGCTCCCAGATGGCCCTGCCTTGCTGCCATTTATCAGTTCCCCCAACTCCTCTTGTGCCCCTCCAACAGTTTACAAACATTTGGCAAGTTGCCAGCTgcacaacaaaaattaaaacttaaggGCTGCCGCAGAGTACCTCCCAAGGGAGTTTTCACTGCCCACTCTCTAGTCAGCCAACCTGTTAAACCCTGTGGTAGGGCAAGGCAGAGCACAGATCCTTGGCATAGCCTGTTGGATAAGCCTCTTATTCATATCCTGAATAAGAGGCTAGGGCAACAGGTCCTCTCAGCCTTGGTGGGGCCACTAACCCCATCCTTACCAGGAGAGGGAGGCTGGATCTTGGGCTGGGACTTCTTGGAATCAGCAGCTGCAAAGATGTCTGGGGGAGGGTCTTCTCCCCGTTCAATCTTGCATTCAAAGGCATAGAGACACTGGATATACTGCTTTTTCAAGGAGCTGGCAGCACTGCTTGAAGTGCCCACATTGAGGTTGGTTGCAAGTTCCCGccattttttgttcttgttgacCTGTATAACCAAACCAAAGGAGTCAGGGTATATCTACCACCTGGTTTTCCTGCCCATAAGCCCCAAGCCCCATCAGGCTGTAAGGTATTCATCTTTGTAGAATCACAGTTCTTAGACAATTGAAAAAGTTAATCTTGCTTGGTGGATAGTGTTAAATCTGCAGCTGGCTTCATTTTACCCTCAGGATGTTCCACTGCAACTATCAGACTGTGCTTATTCACAACAGGGCAAATTTCACATTACTACTGGAACAGAATTCAGAGTCCGGTTTTTTAGTACGCTGCTGAAAAGTGGTGTACAAATCATCTGGATATCtaaatcctatttatttatttttgagacagaaaaaataaatctcgctctgtcgcctaggctggagtgcagtggtgcgatcttggctcgctgtaacctctgcctcccgggctcaagcgattctcttatctcagcctcctgagtagctgggattacaggcgtgcaccaccacgcctggctaatttttgtatttttggtagagacggggtttcaccatgttgatcaggctggtctcaaactcctggcctcaagtcatctacccgcctcagcctcccaaagtgctgggattacaggcgtgagccaccgtgcctagccctaAATCCTATTTTAGATGCACTAATAAAaactaacattttataaaatggagaCTCATGATAATATCAATGACCACCCTGCTTGACTTGCTTTGTCAAACTGGGGATTTacacatctgattttttttcttggggTGGTGGCTCCCTGCAAATTTGACATTCTTCTGCCACTACTCCCCTACATATCTCATCGACAAATAACCACAGGTCCCTTTCCCTTACCAGTCACTGTCCTGATGGTCCGGGTGTTCAGggtcttatttatttagagacagagtctcactctgtcacccaggctggagtgtagtggcgccatttcggctcactgcaacctccgcctcccgggttcaagcgattctcctgccttagcctcccaagtagtgggaccacaggtgcctgtcaccacaccccactgatttttatatttttagtagagacaaggtttggccatgttggccaggctggtctcaaactcctgacctcagatgatcctcccgtctcggcctcccaaagtgctgggattacaggtgtgagccactgtgcctggcccagggcctTATTATGACTTTTGTACCTCCCCAGCAGCCAACCTACAGTTCTGCCTCCTTCCCTCAGCTTCAGGGCACATTGACCAAGCCCATTCCCCAGATGCTCCCTACAATTAGTCTTTCTGCTCTAGCTGGACAGGTCTCCTTCTTCAATGTATTCTTATGATTATTCATCTACCATATGGTAAGCCTGTTCCCCCAAGGCCTGGGAACAAGAGTTTTCGAGTCCCTATACACAAAGGAAGTTCAATAGGTTGTAATGTCTGCTGATATGGTACCCAAGATACTAGAAAGAAGAGTTTAAAGAGGCACAGAGGGGAGACAACCTAGAGGGGCAGAGGTGACTCGGAATACTTCTTAGAGTGGGTAACACCTGAGCTAAGTCTTCATGGTTGGAGATGGCCTTGGTGGGAAATATCCAGACTCTCTCCCATCTCCGTGGCATCTAGGCCAGTCTACTGGATTGGCCACTCTTCCACCTAAACCCTACTAATCCTTTAGATAAGCTCAAGATTCAGCTTTGCTTTCTTGGAGCCTTCACAAACTAACTTATAAATAGCACTCTTTTTTGCCCCTGAATTATCACTGTCTTTATGAAAGTTCAATTACAATCATGGCATTTTAAAGGTTTGCATCCTTTTGCAATCTGGAAGGCAGGCTCAGGCATTAGAATTCTCTCTGTACCTCATCCTAGGTTCGGTGAACCCTGAAGCCCACCCAATCAGAAGTGAGCGAAACCTAACCCAATGCTCCCTTTCCCTATAGGCAGGGAAGGCTGGACTATGAGATCTGAGTATCAGGGAGAATGGCAGGAATATGCATGGAGTCACCTCAAAAGCCTTCCGTGGCTTTGCTTCTCATGCCAGTTATGTGGCAGTATGCAcgtgtcttgttttgttttgttttcctttgtgggGGAGGGGAATAAAGCCTGAAGGGAGAAGGAATTCATAACTGACTGTTGGCTGGCTTCATTCCAACCACTTTCTTTTCTGCTGGTGACAGCTGTTTTCCTCTTCTGATTTAGAAGGTTTGGAATAAGTCCCTCCCTGCCACGCCTCCCCGAGCTCAGCCACAAACTGATCCAACAGCAGACTTCTGGTCTGGTGACTACAGAACACACACAGGAGGGAAGTCTGCAAGGCACAGTCTGCTGTCTGTCTGTGCTGCCTCACCTGTTTGCCTCCTGGGCTGAGTCTACAAAATTGTAAGGTATCAGAGTAGGCGCAAGCTCTGGGTGGTGTCCAATTCAGGTTTTCATTTAAGTTTCCCATACAGAATAACTAAACACATAATTTCCTACTACTTCTTCCTTTATTATAAACTATTTCTACTAAGCAGTTCCTGAAATCCTATCTCTATTGGGAAGCTTCCAGGAATGGGAAGATCTACTTCTACTCTGGCTGCCTCTGTACCATCTTGCAGGCCGATTTATGTGGCAGAAACCTTGCTGATAGCCAAAGTTATTTCTAACTTTTGACAGTCTAGTGGATTATATACTGTTACATACTGtttgtattttacaaataaggaaattaaggttCAGAGTGGTTACACACCTTAAGGTCATATATGTTATAAGTGGCCAAGAAGGGATTCAAAACCAGGACCATCTCTCCAAATCCTGTCTTTGCTACTATGCCAAATTGCCTCCCATGGAATCAGAATGCCCACAGACTTTCTCTAGCTTTACACCTCAGTGGGACCCTAGATACATGGTAAACTTACTGCTAATACCTCATACTACCAGGGAGGTCTCTGCTTCCTGCCTTATCTTCTGGGAAACCTGTGCTCCCCGGTCTATCAATATTCGACTCAGAAAGCAGGAGAGGATGATGTCCCTGTGGGATGCATGGTACCACGTGAAGCCAGTGAGTACCTAGAAAGGGGTTAGTGGAAACCACAGGGGCAGTCAAGTGTCAGGCGCCCACTCACCTGAGTCAATCCACCAATCTCCTTCACAGACACATAGAGGCGATAGAGGTCCAGAGGTTTCCTACCCACAGCAGGCAGATTTGTCATGCCCATGGCCTTCTCCTCAGTGAAGGCCAGATAACGGTCCACCCACATCTTCCTCTCAGGCTCACCACCCAGCTCATACAACTTGGTGATCTTCTCATTGGTTGTAGTAGAAGAACTGGATTTCTGGAAGGTTCAGGTCAAAATTCATAGGAATGGGTCAGATTCAAAGCCTATGCTAAGGGTCTCAGAAGTCTCTTGACTGGAGCAGTGTTAAAGCTTCTTACTCTGGGGTGGTCACTAACACCTGCCCTACCTTCATAAGGTTGAAGGGCCAAAAGagaaccaaatttttttttctataaaggaaGGAAGCTAACACTGAATATATGTTATGTATTGGGTGCTGTGCTAGATGCCTttatatattaggtattataaaattatccccatttttaaagataaggaagcAGGCACCAGGAGGCAAAGCCTAAGATCTCACAGCTTTTAAGCGGCAGGCTGAATATCAAATCCTTGTCCACCTGACATCAAAGCCACTACTGCTCCCACACTACTACCCAGGAGCCTGAACATACTTAGGTACTATGTTTTAGAGAAATTGAAAAACTCACAACATGATCTTGAGGCAATGGGATGgactaaaatgaaaagaaactctTTGCCTCTTCTAAACAAAGGAAGGGTTTCCCACCTGGTTGAAGGGCTTTGGATATCATCCTGTACAAGACAGGAAGGTGGTCAAAAGGGCTGGGAGCCAGAGGTGAAGACTTACAGGAAGTAACagctatgatttttattttccctatgTATATAGACAGGGAAAGTGAGGTATGGCCAAGgacagaaatatttcaaatgacCCAAATGCTGAGTAGGACCCTTTACTACCGCACAGCCTAACAGCACACTCAGGACCACCCTAAGGGACGCCAAGGACTCAAGCCTCATCTGCCTTATCTCCTTCTTTACAGAACACAGGGTACCATTCCTGCTGCTATGAGTAAGGTTTAGGAAGAGAAGAGCAACTAGTTGCCCATGGCACACCCCATCTATCAATGCTTGAGTACAGGAGGCACGGTTTCACAGAGGGCACCAGCCAAACAGTACAGAGAGTTTGATGCTGCAGGGTCTGGCATTTCCCCCATAACAAACAGCTGTGAGAATATTATGTTATTTACCAGGATCCTTTAGACCAACAGAGACCCAACTCACTGAGCTATTATTCTGGGACCCTTCATGATAAGAGGAGGCAACAGCAGCTTTTTCAGAGACTATCTA
This portion of the Pongo abelii isolate AG06213 chromosome 1, NHGRI_mPonAbe1-v2.0_pri, whole genome shotgun sequence genome encodes:
- the ARID1A gene encoding AT-rich interactive domain-containing protein 1A isoform X2, producing MAAQVAPAAASSLGNPPPPPPSELKKAEQQQREEAGGEAAAAAAAERGEMKAAAGQESEGPAVGPPQPLGKELQDGAESNGGGGGGGAGGPGAEPDLKNSNGNAGPRPALNNNLTEPPGGGGGGSSDGVGAPPHSAAAALPPPAYGFGQPYGRSPSAAAAAAAAVFHQQHGGQQSPGLAALQSGGGGGLEPYAGPQQNSHDHGFPNHQYNSYYPNRSAYPPPAPAYALSSPRGGTPGSGAAAAAGSKPPPSSSASASSSSSFAQQRFGAMGGGGPSAAGGGTPQPTATPTLNQLLTSPSSARGYQGYPGGDYGGGPQDGGAGKGPADMASQCWGAAAAAAAAAAAASGGAQQRSHHAPISPGSSGGGGQPLARTPQPSSPMDQMGKMRPQPYGGTNPYSQQQGPPSGPQQGHGYPGQPYGSQTPQRYPMTMQGRAQSAMGGLSYTQQIPPYGQQGPSGYGQQGQTPYYNQQSPHPQQQQPPYSQQPPSQTPHAQPSYQQQPQSQPPQLQSSQPPYSQQPSQPPHQQSPAPYPSQQSTTQQHPQSQPPYSQPQAQSPYQQQQPQQPAPSTLSQQAAYPQPQSQQSQQTAYSQQRFPPPQELSQDSFGSQASSAPSMTSSKGGQEDMNLSLQSRPSSLPDLSGSIDDLPMGTEGALSPGVSTSGISSSQGEQSNPAQSPFSPHTSPHLPGIRGPSPSPVGSPASVAQSRSGPLSPAAVPGNQMPPRPPSGQSDSIMHPSMNQSSIAQDRGYMQRNPQMPQYSSPQPGSALSPRQPSGGQIHTGMGSYQQNSMGSYGPQGGQYGPQGGYPRQPNYNALPNANYPSAGMAGGINPMGAGGQMHGQPGIPPYGTLPPGRMSHTSMGNRPYGPNMANMPPQVGSGMCPPPGGMNRKTQETAVAMHVAANSIQNRPPGYPNMNQGGMMGTGPPYGQGINSMAGMINPQGPPYSMGGTMANNSAGMAASPEMMGLGDVKLTPATKMNNKADGTPKTESKSKKSSSSTTTNEKITKLYELGGEPERKMWVDRYLAFTEEKAMGMTNLPAVGRKPLDLYRLYVSVKEIGGLTQVNKNKKWRELATNLNVGTSSSAASSLKKQYIQCLYAFECKIERGEDPPPDIFAAADSKKSQPKIQPPSPAGSGSMQGPQTPQSTSSSMAEGGDLKPPTPASTPHSQIPPLPGMRSNSVGIQDAFNDGSDSTFQKRNSMTPNPGYQPSMNTSDMMGRMSYEPNKDPYGSMRKAPGSDPFMSSGQGPNGGMGDPYSRAAGPGLGNVAMGPRQHYPYGGPYDRVRTEPGIGPEGNMSTGAPQPNLMPSNPDSGMYSPSRYPPQQQQQQQRHDSYGNQFSTQGTPSGSPFPSQQTTMYQQQQQNYKRPMDGTYGPPAKRHEGEMYSVPYSTGQGQPQQQQLPPAQPQPASQQQAAQPSPQQDVYNQYGNAYPATATAATERRPAGGPQNQFPFQFGRDRVSAPPGTNAQQNMPPQMMGGPIQASAEVAQQGTMWQGRNDMTYNYANRQSTGSAPQGPAYHGVNRTDEMLHTDQRANHEGPWPSHGTRQPPYGPSAPVPPMTRPPPSNYQPPPSMQNHIPQVSSPAPLPRPMENRTSPSKSPFLHSGMKMQKAGPPVPASHIAPAPVQPPMIRRDITFPPGSVEATQPVLKQRRRLTMKDIGTPEAWRVMMSLKSGLLAESTWALDTINILLYDDNSIMTFNLSQLPGLLELLVEYFRRCLIEIFGILKEYEVGDPGQRTLLDPGRFSKVSSPAPMEGGEEEEELLGPKLEEEEEEEVVENDEEIAFSGKDKPASENSEEKLISKFDKLPVKIVQKNDPFVVDCSDKLGRVQEFDSGLLHWRIGGGDTTEHIQTHFESKTELLLSRPHAPCPPAPRKHVTTAEGTPGTTDQEGPPPDGPPEKRITATMDDMLSTRSSTLTEDGAKSSEAIKESSKFPFGINPAQSHRNIKILEDEPHSKDETPLCTLLDWQDSLAKRCVCVSNTIRSLSFVPGNDFEMSKHPGLLLILGKLILLHHKHPERKQAPLTYEKEEEQDQGVSCNKVEWWWDCLEMLRENTLVTLANISGQLDLSPYPESICLPVLDGLLHWAVCPSAEAQDPFSTLGPNAVLSPQRLVLETLSKLSIQDNNVDLILATPPFSRLEKLYSTMVRFLSDRKNPVCREMAVVLLANLAQGDSLAARAIAVQKGSIGNLLGFLEDSLAATQFQQSQASLLHMQNPPFEPTSVDMMRRAARALLALAKVDENHSEFTLYESRLLDISVSPLMNSLVSQVICDVLFLIGQS